Within Salvia splendens isolate huo1 chromosome 21, SspV2, whole genome shotgun sequence, the genomic segment ttttgtaAATGCCTAAAACCAAGATGGCAATACCATAtgtatgaatatatatatatagagagagagagagaaaaaaaagatgaGAGAGAGTGTGTAGGGTGAAAGGCGGACATGGGGTGGTGTGATGGTCTAATTTGGACCACTAAAGGTGGGTTTGATAAGGAAAATAGAGGAAAAAAGTTGCATTTCACAAATTCAATTTATGATCATACAGCTTTCATTCACATCTTGGTATATGCACATCTCACCCAACCTATGGGCCCTTTTGTTGCGTTacgtttttttattaaattatagtagtagtactatttcaTTACTTATCTCATAACTTATATTcattgaatatttataattatactaGTATCTATTTAAGCCCTCAAAAATTAAACGAAATGGTAATATTTAGCAGTAGTATTTTAATAAGGTGGTCTCCCGTGAGCGTGCAcaaggaggaagaggaggaggaggacacGCACGCACTAGAGTCTTTTTTTTCTCCCTCTTTTAGTTAGTCCTCTAAAATAAATGTATTTCAGAAGCgttaaaacacaaaacaaaaaaatgtgaaaacTTATGCACCTTTGCTACAATGGCCCAAGTCCATATAAATAATCTTGGGCCtttgaaaatatgaatttaattgGGCCACTTTCGATGACTTTGATGTATATTGTCAGAATTATTTGTCTCTTATGGATATCACTAGTAAAAAAACATTTGTGTATTGATAAAACCATTCACTATTTCTAGAAGCTCGATCTCTCCTTAGATAGACCGGAGACAAACTATAACCGGAATTTAATAAAACTTACATTATTTCTTGAAGCTCGATCTCTCCCCCAATAGATATTTTGTGTTGATTTTGTTAGGTCTCTGTTATGCCTATCAAATTATTAAATGAGTGTTTACATTTTAGGTCCAAATTATTAACCCAAAAGATAATTTTAGCCCAAATTTGTGTGGGCTTGAGGTAAACGGATGTTTGGGGTTGggtaattaaatattttgggcTAGGGATATAATCGGTAATGTATTTTTCAACttagttttatttaaatagttatgTGTATACAAAACATTAGAAATGTAGTTTAATGGACTTTATAGGCCCGTTTGTCTATTTTCTGCAACAGCCAAACtttatcacaaaaaaaaaagagtggattaagcatcatCTCTTTATACTCAGTATATGATTACACATATGGCATTCAAATTAACCCAAGAAAACTACACATTCTTAGAATATCTGATTTTGCTAAAAAGTAAATGTTTATCATAAAATGTACACCtactttcactattttttataattactaacttattcaacacATTGTATTACAAGTGTAGTGTATAAAAGTGAGACCTAGATTATATTAACTTCTTCTATTAATTGTTATATTATGTGACAAGTATAAGTGTGACAGTATTTGgtagacgaatggagtattttatTAGGTTAGACTCTGTGTGGTGAAATTCCCTAATATTGTCCATTCTTTTTCCTTTGTAATTCAATGTTCCTTTTCTTTGGGCTCTACTTATCGGACTAGATTCATTTACATATATAGTACAATAATCAACCAACTGTAAAATTGACATATGTATTAATAAGTCAAATATACAAAATGATTTGAGTCTttagatatttattttattaatttaactaAAAGAAACTATGTAGTAATTACTAATTATTTCCACCATGTCTGTGACGTTAGCcttgtaattttattttctaattcttGAAGTACTAGTTTGACCAGTACACGTGAGCTAATATTTCTAGTTtcaaaaataaacaaacaatttgatattcatgatttttatttttatttttaaattaatatatgattTAAAAGGGCAAAGTTGATGCAAACAAGGACTCCTTCTgtccattaaatatgaaacgtttATTTTTTCTacacatattttgaaaaaatgataataaataattatggtGAAGaacaaataaagtaaaaaagagaataatgtaaaggGACTTTCCTCTACATTATTccccctcttactttattttttcactactttagttatttattatcatttttccaaaacaagtGCACAAAAGTAAacgttgcatatttaatgggacagatggagtactatGTAATACCTTCAAAATTTGTGAGAAGTTTAACTATTTGCAATACCTAAGATGTGTGTGTTGAACAAATTATACTCTTCTATAACGgattgatttaattatttgctctTCCCCAAACTtgatatttttatgatttaGAAATTTAGAATGACCCACACTCGCAATAAGAGGAGCATATTTGATAAATTATCGTTTTAGTAGGCTAGTTTATTTGATCGAAacaatcattttttaaaaaaaaagggtAACTTTATATCACAGCTGTGGTGGACAAATTCCGCTTTCATATAACTGttgcaaaataaatataacatGAAAGGTCAAATGTATTAGAAAACCTAATGCTATAGATAAAAACAAATTAGATATGACTTCAAACTCGAGTCAAGAAATATGACATTATCTATTTTGTTTTGAGTCGAGATCAACGAGGGTGTTTCGGGAATTACATATGTAAACTTATAAActcattaaatttatttttaaaaatgatttagtaGGGAATCAATAGCTCGAACACAAATATCTTTAGCACTACATTATTTGCAGAACCTTTATCATTATTCACAATCGTTAGGCACTATCCACAATGCGTCTCGCTCCCGTCTCGGATAGACGAGACGCCAGCGAGACGCCGATGCAGCCCTtcgtctcgtcccggtctcgtcCCCTGTCTCGTCCCGGAGGGTGGGTGGAaaaattgccctgtggcgtggagggtgtcatacacgagcggtcacaaaggcacccaccccaccgttatactcgaggccgttgtcGACTACCGgatatggatttgacatgcgtatttcgggGTTCCCGGATCGAACAGCGACGTCAACGTgttcaaccaatccgacctcttcaccgaagttttgaatggtaaaacgccggccatcaacttcatcgctaacaaccggcagtataaaatggggtactatcttgccgacgacatctatccgaagtggccaaccttcgtgaagacgttcaacaggccgatgaacgaaaaacatgctctttttgcgcagaagcaagagtctgctcgcaaggatgtggagagagcgttcggggttctctaagctcgattcaacattatcaaagccccggctcgtacgtgatttatggagaatatggtcgacatcatgtatacgtgcataatcttgcacaacatgattgtcgccgacgaaggacatgaggcgggaaattggttcgaccctgaaaccccgggaagctctaccgcaagtagtccgcctcgcagtggagtgcatctgTCTATGCAAAAGCGGTTGTctgttcgggcaaggacacgtgattctaccgcccacgcccaactccaggaggatctaatggagcacatttgggcaaaatttggcaaccagtagacgcacatgatcgcCATTAGACAACCCTTTCTTAtgcttctttgagttttgagattttaaatttagagagagtgagagtaatattttaaattatgcatttttttatatttttttaggattttattaatgtgattttttatttttttagaattttaagttgtaattttttttatttaatgaagtgtgtttttattaatttaatttgttgaaaataaaaataaaaaatgaaattgaatgaatagttaagggaagagatggttaaaacttaaaagatggagggatgcatgtgttgtctcttagttaagagatggggtgaaaagtacagtgaggccaatgaatagtgaagagatgagacggttaagagacggataagagacagcgttgcgaaTAGCCTAAGGATTGATATTATTGACATACTTTTCGTATTTCCCATTTATCTtgttgtttaattcattgttatttacaaattataattaaattgatttacaaatgaacaaaattactaaaatcacaataaaacaacgaaaattatataattgaaataaataaataattatatattttaaccGAGTATCATTTGAATTCGCCAATTCAGTGATAATAATTCGATCATGTAGCTACAAAGGCTTGAGTTCTAATGAAATCAATGTAATGAAggaatatattaaaaattacattaaaacaACAAAAGAATATACTGCTATTACAATTGgcataattggtaaaaagtTACGAATTTCGGTAGGACATCTATTTGAATTCAATGGTATAATTTGACCACTTAAGTCACCGAAGCTTAAATATTGTAGCGATTGCATTGAGTTTAGTGATGTGTATATAAGTTGGTCGAGATTTCTATATGAAGCAATGACAAAATTATCAAACAAtacaataaactaaaaaaagaatttaACTTCATATTATGGAAGTAAAATAAGGACAGTGTGAAAGCTTGAAaagtgataaatgaaagtatttataaataggaaaaaaaaataaaaaaggtgaTTTTGCTTTAAAAAAACTAAAGCACACTATACGTAGTTTTGCGATTGACTAAAAAGGAATGTGCTCAAATACACATGTGTAAAATGATTGTCTTATTAAAACTATGTAACTTCGTGTGAGCGTGTTCATGCTCAATTCTTCATTAAGCACCTCGTTGCGAAttatcttaaacacgagaaaaagaaggaaaagaaatacTTCATtcgttccaactaagttgagtcgtattcttttttgggaCGTCCTAAtaaaattgagtcatttttctttttgataaAAAACAAGACATACaatcacttttactatatttcatCATCTAATTTACTCTTTccttatctctcctacttttttctttgtcctattttattttactttcatttaATCTATAAAATACAATATCTTAATCTCCGTGTACCAATttagttgggatggagggagtactacccAACTGaccaactccaacaatttaACCTACAAACCCCAAAGGGTAAAAACGTAAATAACATACTAGAATAAAATTACGACAATCTAGAAATGAATGAAGGCAGCGGCGGATGGAGGTGGGGTcgagtggggtcggccgaccccaccgccatCCCTGGTGAACTGCCGGAATACTCCTCCCAACGGCCCCCGACCCCACGGCGTTCGGAACTCTGCCCCATGATTCATCTTCAAGCTGCGCGCAGCTTTTGCACCTTCATTGTTATTTCCTCTACTGCTAAATCTTTTATGCGTGGGTTTAGGTTTGAgccttttcatttattttaattaaaacgtGCAGGGAATACTTTcttcataaataatttatctcTATTATAATGGTTAATACTttctttacaaattacaactaagATTGCTCGTaatctaaattaattttaattcaaattaaggGTTTGAGGCGTAGAGCATAGGCTGTGCAAAAAAAGATTCGGTGCATTATATTATAGGAGTATAGTTTATTGAACATCTTGTAGtcatgttttattaattaatttattttattatcgtAGTAACCGAtaaattttaacctaattttaaTAGATATTCCTTCCGTccgataaaaatatgaatatttagaatgaaatggaaattaatgtacaattgttaaaataagagataaatggaaagaaaaagtaattatagtattgttagtggagaatgtggCTCATCTACTAGAAAAGGAAGTTACGAAATACTATAAAAGGAGATAATTTTATGTGACATtccaaaatgaaaatgtatttatttttatgggacggatgaagtaatatctatcttttacttttagttattgATTTTAGTTACCTTCTATTTTAGATTAAtagatactccattcgtcccacagtaaaagtcatattttgtcatttcggccTGTcatacaataagagtcacatttcacttttgtcataaatggtaaataggtctcacattccactaactcacttcactcacattttattataaaaaatcaatataaaaagcGGGCCTCATGTTCCACTCACTTTTCCtacccactattctttacatttcttaaaactcatgtctacatcaaatgtgactcatattatgggacggatagaggattcattttttttaaaatctcgaGTTTCCATCAACTCTTCTAATGCTAATGGCGAACAAAAACAACAGCAACTAGAAGATATTTTCGCAACTAATTTTGACAGTTTCATAATATCGTAGAAGTacatataaaatagagatatttcatttataatgtatctttataagtatatatattagtatattttattatttctttcgaCCCCACGGCATTttattcctggatccgccattgaaTGAAGGAATGCGAGATTACCAAAGCTGAAAGGGTTAGAAAATAAATATGACAAAATACGAGCCCCCCAGTCGAAAGCCTGTTCCAAAAGCAAAAGGCTAAATAAAATGACATTCTCACCCCCGCACCCTCCAGCGCCTCGGCGCCCCATAGGGCTATAATAGTCATTCAATACTGGCCTCCCCTGCAACAATTGGTCAAAACAGTAAATTCGAGAAACTAAAAGGGTCTTGCGAGTAAATTCATGTCCGATAGCCATTATGATATCTGCAACAGTACCTCTTCAATCCCACCAACAAAGCTAAATCAGAAATAAAAAGAGAATTTCTTCTTAGTTTTCTGCAAAACCGAACAGCTACTTCTACTGCTGCTTTcttcaatttcatttcattccccTAAAAAACAGCGAGAAAATATAAagggaaaataaagaaagagggaagaagaagaagaggttcttcttgttttcttcttCATATTTTGTTATGGCGTTTATAGGTAATAATCTTTGTTTATCTTCTTTTCAAGAGATAATTATTTTCGCGGATGTGTGTTTTTTTCAACCTTTTAGTGTGTGTTAACAGTTCTAATTTGGTTTTGTGGAGCTTATTTTACACTTCTATTAAGATTTCGTGGTTGCTGTGTGTTGGAACTCAGTTCGTTGGGTGTATTTTAACCCTCGGTTATACAAATTTTGTACATCTTGGGAGGAAGTGaaaaaagattgaatttttatcGTAACTGGGGTTATTTTGAATTGGGGTTTGATGCGATACTATTTGTTTCAGATGATAGAGGAGGGAGAAATTGAAGGAAAGATTGTTTCCTGGGGATCTGACATTTGTGTCCTGCTCTACTGGGCTGCGAAAAAATGTCTCAAACCAACTGGGAAGCTGATAAAATGTGAGTTTTTGTTCACTTTTTCACTACTCCTTTTTGCCTGAAAGTTGTTCTTTTTGGTGGTTTATGTTCCTACTTCATCGTATTGTTCTTGCTGTTTTCGTGAAGGGTTTCCGATTTTTCAGGTTGTTTTACTAGGTCAGTTGATTTGGGCAAGTTGTGTAGTCTTGGAGAGTATGTATGCTCTTATTTTGGGGTGAGGTCAGGATGAATTTAGATTCCCCCAATAATAGGGTTTGCATTTGTAGTGTAGCTGAGGATGATGGCTAGTGTTCTGTTCTCGGATATCGTTTAAGTGTTTTTCTCTTTTTGTTGGATATGTAGTTATTCATGATTGAATTCTGTCATTTCTGGCCTACATTCTTAGTTATAGATTCATAGTTGACCCTTTGTTTAATGCATATCCTTTGATTTTTAAAGATTGTGTATGCTTCGAGTAAAGGTATTTGAAGTTGTTTCTCGACTCTGGTTGTTTTCAGGTTGGATGTCTATATTCACGATTATTTAGTAAAGAGGGATTTGAAGAAGACTGCTCAGTCTTTCCAAACTGAAGGAAAAGTATCATCTGATCCTGTTGGTCTGTACACATCACGCCTAATGTAGCATGTTTTGTTTATGTAGAGattctaattatttattttttgcttGCTTCAGCTATCGATGCTCCTGGCGGTTTTCTCTTCGAGTGGTGGTCTGTCttttgggatatttttattGCCAGGACAAATGAGAAGCATTCTGAAGTTGCTGCATCTTATATCGAGGTTAGCTACTAACTCGATACAACAGTGTTATATGATGATACTCCATTTTTAGTCTATTGGTCTTCTTGTAATATAAGCACCTATTTATTGTTCTTGACTTTTTAGTTTTTACTAATTTGGTGCTTGATTGTTGTTATTGCACACTTATCAAGAGTTAGATAGTTCTTTAATGTTTAATAACTCTCTTGTGGTTGAAATCTTGTGATTTTTTTCCCGAATAAATCAGACTCAGTCAATGAAGGTGAGGGagcaacagcagcagcagcagccaccaCAGTCgcaacaccaacaccaacaaCAGCAGCAACTGCAGATGCAGCAGCTTTTATTGCAGAGGCAGGCTCAGCAACAGCAACAACAACATCAgcaacagcagcagcaacaacaacagcagcagcagcaacatcagcagcagcaacatcaacaacagcaacaacagcaacagcaactgcaacagcagcagcagcagcagcaacaacaaCAGGCACATCAACAGCAGCAGCAACGGCGTGAGGGTGGCCACATTTTGAATGGTTCGACTAATGGGATTGTTGGAAACGATCCTCTCATGAGGCAAAATCCTGGCACTGCCAATGCTTTGGCAACAAAGATGTACGAAGATAAATTAAAGCTCCCTGTTCAGAGGGATTCCTTGGACGATGCAACCTTAAAGGTACAAGACTAAGTCAGGCTTAAGAATGAACCACTACTATGAAGTCAGTTTCTAACACTGTGATATTTGCTTTCAGCAAAGATTTGGGGATAATGTGGGCCAGCTTTTGGATCCTAACCATGCTTCGATCTTGAAGTCAGCTGCAGGAGCTGGCCAGCCGTCTGGGTAGGATAAATATCATATGGATACTTTTACTTATGGATGCTTTCTGACCAGTGGTGAAATTTATGTTTCAGGCAAATGCTGCACAGTTCTGCTGGTGGAGTATCTCCGCAAGTACAAGCAAGAAGCCAGCAATTTCCTGGCTCTGCACCGGTCAGTATATTCATTGCATCTCTGTTTAGATTTTTTACTTGTATCTTAGTTTTGTTTTATGCATGTTTACACATCACCAGGAAATCAAAACTGAAATGAATCCTATGCTCAATCAAAGAGGTGCTGGCTCTGAAGGCTCACTGATTGGAATCCCTGGTATGCTCTTATTGTTCGTCCTGCTTCCAAGTAATATTTTTTGTAAGGAATTATCGCTGTATTGTGGTGAAGAAATTTTGGGAATTTCTGTTAGTGAATCCATTTAAACTTTAAAGAAACTAAAAGGCGAAATCCTAGACCACAAGATGGAAGCTCCATTTTTTATTGATCGTATGTGTTATAACTAATGGTAGTATTCTGCATGTTTTAGGGTCAAATCAAGGTGGTAACAATTTGACGTTGAAGGGATGGCCTTTAACTGTAAGTACATTATAGTTTTGACACATTGGTTAAACTCCCTTTTAAGCAATTTATGTTATGCCGAGGTTGGATACTTATCTATCCTTCTCTTCTTATGTTCTGTTTGTTTCTTGGCAGGGTCTCGATCAACTTCGTTCTGGTCTTCTCCAGCAGCCAAAGTCGTTTATGCCAGGTCCTCAACCCTTTCATCAACTACAGATGCTGACACCTCAGCACCAGCAGCAGCTTATGCTTGCACAGCAGACTCTGACTTCACCATCCGCCAGTGATGTAGAGAGCAGAAGGCTGAGGATGCTACTGAATAACCGAAGTATGTCTATGGGGAAAGATGCGCTCTCTAATTCAGTCGGAGATGTAGTTCCTAATATTGGATCCCCACTGCAAGCTGCGGTTTTGCCTCGCACAGACCCGGAGATTTTGATGAAGGTATCTATCATTGACAGTTGTTTCTTACGTCATTTAACATTATTCAAAACAGGTAAGTAATggcattatttttatttgatattgTTGTATAGATGAAGATTGCACAGATGCAACAACAGCAACAGCAGCAAAGCAATAACCAAATGCTACAACAGCAACATCCACAGCACAGTCTCTCGGGTCAGCAACCTCAGAGTTCTAATCACAATCTCCAGCAAGACAAAATTATGGGTGGCGGAAGTGTTACGGGTGATGGTAGCATGTCGAATTCATTCAGAGGGAATGATCAGGTCTGTCattttaaatagtagtacttCATAGTAGTTTCGCCTGCATCAATCTGTGATCTCTTACGAAAGCCTGAATGCAGTGCTTAATAAGTGCATGTTATGAGTGTTGTTTTAGTGAATTAACACGGTCTTTCATGCGTTTGTTTCAAGGCTTCTAAAAACCAGACTGGAAGAAAACGAAAGCAGCCTGTGTCATCTTCTGGACCTGCTAATAGCTCAGGAACTGCAAACACGGCTGGTCCTTCTCCTAGTTCAGCTCCGTCGACGCCCTCTACTCATACACCTGGGGATGTGATGTCGATGCCTAATATGCCACACAATGGTAGTTCTTCGAAGCCTATGATGATGTTTGGATCTGATAACACTGGTACCCTTACATCACCATCGAACCAGTTGGTGAGAACTGTAGCCGCATCCTAGTTTTTATGGATTAAGTTTGTTCGATCCTGAAGTTTCTCATCAATTTGTTCGACAGTGGGACGATAAAGATCTCGCGCAAGCTGACATGGATCGTTTCGTGGATGATGTTGAAGACAATGTAGAGTCTTTTTTATCCCATGATGATGCTGACCCACGGGATGCAGTTGGCCGTGGTATGGATGTTGGCAAAGGTAAGTTGAAGGTTTCTGCAGCTTTCACTATATAGAGTCCCCTTGAGGAATGAGGCTTGGAAGACATTCGTCTCCTGTGAAATTAATATGTTCTGGCCCTGTATTCAGGGTTTACATTTGCAGAGGTCAGTTCTGTTCGTGCTAGTTCAAGTAAAGTCGTGTGTTGCCACTTCTCATCAGACG encodes:
- the LOC121785002 gene encoding transcriptional corepressor LEUNIG-like encodes the protein MSQTNWEADKMLDVYIHDYLVKRDLKKTAQSFQTEGKVSSDPVAIDAPGGFLFEWWSVFWDIFIARTNEKHSEVAASYIETQSMKVREQQQQQQPPQSQHQHQQQQQLQMQQLLLQRQAQQQQQQHQQQQQQQQQQQQQHQQQQHQQQQQQQQQLQQQQQQQQQQQAHQQQQQRREGGHILNGSTNGIVGNDPLMRQNPGTANALATKMYEDKLKLPVQRDSLDDATLKQRFGDNVGQLLDPNHASILKSAAGAGQPSGQMLHSSAGGVSPQVQARSQQFPGSAPEIKTEMNPMLNQRGAGSEGSLIGIPGSNQGGNNLTLKGWPLTGLDQLRSGLLQQPKSFMPGPQPFHQLQMLTPQHQQQLMLAQQTLTSPSASDVESRRLRMLLNNRSMSMGKDALSNSVGDVVPNIGSPLQAAVLPRTDPEILMKMKIAQMQQQQQQQSNNQMLQQQHPQHSLSGQQPQSSNHNLQQDKIMGGGSVTGDGSMSNSFRGNDQASKNQTGRKRKQPVSSSGPANSSGTANTAGPSPSSAPSTPSTHTPGDVMSMPNMPHNGSSSKPMMMFGSDNTGTLTSPSNQLWDDKDLAQADMDRFVDDVEDNVESFLSHDDADPRDAVGRGMDVGKGFTFAEVSSVRASSSKVVCCHFSSDGKLLASGGHDKKAVLWFTDTLKPKTTLEEHTSLITDVRFSPSMARLATSSFDKTVRVWDVENPSYSLRTFTGHSSGVMSLDFHPNKEDLICSCDDDGEIRYWSINNGSCARVFKGGTSQVRFQPRLGRYLAAAAENVVSILDAETQACRHSLKGHTKPIHSVCWDPSGELLASVSEDSVRVWSMRSGKEGECAHELSCNGNKFHSCVFHPTYSSLLVIGCYQSLELWNMTENKTMTLSAHDGLIASLAVSSVAGVVASASHDKIVKLWK